The Catenulispora sp. EB89 DNA window GACTTGAGTCGGCTGGCTGCCGATCGTGGCGATGGTGCTGGCCGTTCTGTCGCTGTTGAGCACGACGGTCAGTGGTCGGCGGCGACGATCGCCGCGCTGCTGGACGCTTCGGCGGAGGAGTGGCGGGCGACGCGGATTTCGGCTGGCGGCGTCGTGGTCGGTGGTATCGCGGTCGGCGGACCGGAGACTGTGCGTCCGTGATCCGTCGTCAGCCATCATCCGTTCACCGCAGCGTGGGTCGCGCCGGCGGCGTCGTCCGCGAGAAAGTGAGGGTGCCATGAGCCAGACCGTCACCCGCGCCCTGCGCCTGCTCGCCGAGCTCGGCGACGGCGAGCGCTCGCTCGACCAGCTGGCCGAGGTGGTCGGCGTGCACAAGACCACCGTGCTGCGGCTGCTCCAGTCGCTGGAGGAGGACCGGTTCGTCTACCGGGACGCCGACTACCGCTACCACCTCGGGGCCGGGCTGTTCGCGTTGGCGAACCTGGCGATGGAGCAGCGCGGCGTCCGCCGGATCGCGGCACCGCATCTGGCCGCGCTGAACGCCGCGACCGGGCAGACCGTGCACCTGGCCGCGTACGAGGGCGGCGAGGTCGTCTACATCGACAAGTACGACTCGCGGCACAAGGTGCGCATGTACTCGCGCGTCGGGCTGCGCGCCGGACTGCACAACACGGCGGTGGCGAAGGTGCTGCTCGCGGACCTGCCGGTGGCGGAGCGGCGGCGGGTGGTGGCGGGGATCGAGTTCGTGCCGCACACGCCGAACACCATCACCTCCGCGCCCCAGCTGCTCGCGGAGCTCGACGCGGTGGCCGCGCAGGGGTGGGCGCAGGACCACGCCGAGCACGAGACGTTCATCAACTGCGTCGGGGCGCCGGTGCGGGACGCGTCCGGGCGGGCGGTGGCCGCGGTGTCGATCTCCGTGCCGGACGTGGTGCTTCCGTACGAGCAGGTGCTGGAGCTGTTGCCGCAGCTGCTGGATACCGTGCGTGCGATTTCGGCGGACGCCGGCGCGCCGTGAAATTCGGATCCTGATTCGTTTGTCTCTCCTTGACATCCCCGAAAGAAAGTGAGCCCTCTGATGACCTCCGCCAAGACTGAGATCCGTACCGACGGCGCCCCGGCCCCGATGCCGATGTTCTCCCAGGGTGTGCGGAAGGGCCCCATCCTGCAGGTGTCCGGTCAGGGCGGGGAGGACCCGGCGACCGGTGAGTACGTGGCGCCAGGCGACGTGAAGGCGCAGACCGCGCGGACGCTGGAGAACGTGAAGGCGATCGTCGAGGCCGGCGGCGGCACCGTCGACGACGTCGTGATGTTCCGCGTCTACCTCACGACGCGGGACCACTTCGCGGCGATGAACGAGGCGTACGCGGAGTTCATCGAGGCGAACATCGGCGCGGACGGTGTGAAGCCGGGCCGGACGACCATCTTCGTGGAGCTGCCGAAGGCGTCGATGCTGGTGGAGATCGACGCGCTGGCTGTCGTCGGCTGACCTGCGGGTCGGCGTCGCTCATGACAGGGGCTTCATCCTGCGGGATGAGGCCCCTGGATCTGGGGGATGACCTGCGCGGAAGTACCATCTGTGGGCTGATCCACGATGAGGGGCGTGGCTCATAACGTCGAGGTATGGAAATCAACCGACGCCGTCTGGCGGCCTCCGCGATCGTTGCCCTGTCTGTCTCCGCTATCACTTTTGTCGGGTCCGGTGCCGCTTCGGCTTCGGTTCCGGCTTCGGCTCTGGCTGCGCGACCGTCCTCGGTTTCTGCGTCTGCGGGCTCTGCCGCTCTTCCGGCCGCCGTGCATCTCGCGCTGCCGGCGCCGACCGGTCGCTACGCGGTCGGCGAGGACGTTCTGCACCTGACCGACACCAGCCGCCTCGACCCGTGGAACCCCTCGGCCGGCCATCGCCAACTGACTGTCTCAATGTTCTACCCTGCGCGTCAGGGCACCGGTCGGCCCGCGGCCTATATGAGCGCTGGCGAGGCGCAGAACTTCGTGGCTCAGCGGGTGCCGCCGGGGTTCGGCATCACCGCTGATGCTGTCGCGGCGTTGCAGACTCACGCTTTCACCGGCGCTTCCGCTGCGCACGGCAAGTTCCCGCTGGTCGTGCTGTCGCCCGGGTTGGAGAACCCGCGGGCGACTCTGACCTCGGTGGCGACCGATCTGGCCAGCCGCGGCTACGTCGTGGCGCTGGTCGGGCATCCGTACGAGGACAGCGGCGAGCAGTTGGCGGACGGGAGTATCGCACCGTGCTTGTGGTGCAGCCAGAACGGGAGCGATCCGGCCAGTGACGATCAGTTGGTCGCCAGCCGTGGCGTGGACGTGAAGTTCGTCGTCGACCAGCTGACCCGGGGTCACGCCTGGGATCTCAGCCACCTGATAGACAAGCACAGCATCGGCATGGCCGGGCACTCGGCCGGCGGCGCGGCGGCTGCGGCGGCGATGGAGGCCGACCCGCGGATCAAGGCCGGCGTGAACCTGGACGGCACCTTCCTGCCCGCGGTTCCGGCCGGGGCGCTCGGCGACCGGGCGTTCATGCTGTTCGGCAAGCAGAGCGACCACGTCGAGGGGGACGCGCCGTACCTGGATCCCACCTGGGGCGCCACCTGGGCCGATCTGACCGGCTACAAGCGGTGGTTCGCGGTTTCGGGCGAGGCGCACGCGTCGTTCACCGACATCGCGGTGCTGGCGGAGGAGGTGGGGATGCCGGTCCCGGGGCAGACCCTGGACGGCATCCGCGGCATTCAGATCACTCGGGACTACGTCGCAGCGTTCTTCGACAAGACTCTGAAGGGCGAGTCGTCGCCGCTGATGGCAGGCAACTCGGCGGCGTATCCGGAGGTGGCGGAACAGCCGTAGACGGGCCGTTGATCGGAGAATGGCCTTATGACGGTTCGTGATTCTGTGGCTGATGGCAGGTACTTGGTGCTCGGCGGTTCGGGCCGGACCGGCTCGCTCGTGACGTCGCTGCTGCTGGAGCGGGGTGCGCGGGTGACGGTCGCGGGGCGGCGTCCGCGTGGCGTCGCGGGCGCCGCTGGCACCGTTAGCACTGCCGACACCGTCGTGGTCGACCTGGCGTCCGGCTTCGACGCGGCGCAGCTCGACGGCTACGACGGAGTGGTGATCTCGGTCGAACCGCCGACGGACGACCACGGCGCCGAGGCGGTGATGCACCACGGCGTGGCGGCGGTCGCCAAGGCCGCCGCCCGAAGCGGCGCACGGGTGGTGCTGGTCTCGCAGATCTACATCACCCGGGCCGCGGAGCACCCGGACATGTCAGGGATCGTCACCGCCCGCGGCCGGGGTGAGGAGGCGCTGCGGGCCAGCAGGGCGGCGTACACGATCGTGCGGCCGGCGTGGCTGACATCGGGGCCGGCGTCCGGGGTGCGGCTGGAGCAGGGCGACGCCGGAGACGGACGGATCAGCCGGGCTTCGGTGGCGGCGGCTGCCGTCGCGGCGCTGGTGTCGCAGGATGCGGCGGGGAAGACGTTCGAGATTTACGACGCGGGCGATGCGGTGCCGGATTGGTCGGCGGAGTTCGCGGCGTTGGCTGCTGACTCAGGGGCTTGATGCGCTCGGGGGTGCGTAGAAACACGTAATTCGTTACTGCTGTTTGGGTTCGGGGCGGTTGCGAGGGGCTTTTGTCCGGGTCGGGCTGGCTACGGTGTGGGGCCAAAGACACGTAGCTTTGTACCGGTCGTCGACTCGACGGAGGACTTTCATGGCCGACCCGACCGTCCCGAATCCTGTGGATCCGTCGATGGGTTCGACGCCGCCCGTACCGCCTGTGCCGCCCTCCAAGCCTGCGCTTTCGTCCCGCTCTCTAGCGGTCGGCGTCGTCGGGCTGGTGGTCGGCGCACTGGCGGTGGGCATCCCGTGGGCGACGTCCGGCTCCGGAACGGCCTTCGGCGCGGAGAGCGGCGCTCTGAAGGCACCGGCATCCATCGGCGCGTACGTCCCCCTAGCGCAAAACCCCAAGACCGACGCGGCGACCGCCAAGCGCATCCAGACCTCGGACCCGATCAGCGCCAAGAACCTCTCGGCCGCCTACGGCGGAGCCGCGACGACAGTGCAGCAGTACTCCGACGCCGGCCTCGAGAACTTCGTCGAGTTGGAAGCGGTCCGCGCGCAGAGCCCCACGCCGTTCCTGCCGTACGTGGACGCCGCATCGATCGGCATGGACAAGCCCACGCAGGAGGTCGACACCTTCGGCCACGTCAACTGCCTCGTCGCGAACACCCCCGTCCCCGCAGGACAACAGGAGCAGCCAGGCAGCAGCAGCGCCGTCACCTGCGAGCGCACCTCCGCCCACCTGACCATCCGCCTCCGCTTCGGCGGCGACGGCGACCTGATGCACTCGCCGCAGCAGGCGGCGGCTTTGGTGGACACGGCTTGGAACTCGATGAGCTAGGCGGTATCGGTCGTACGTGTGTCCTGAGCCTGGGAGCGGATGCGTCGGGTGGATCGAGTGTGCAGCTCAGCAGGTGGCTGTAGAACCAAACTGCACCCTTCGGAATGCATCCCCAATTGACTACGCTCTGACAAGATCTGGCTTGCGTCGGCGAAGCACAGCCTCTTGGGCTCTCGGTCAATTTCAAGCACAGGTTAGGGTGCTCTCTATGTCTACGGCGGTCGAATAATAGCAAGGTTTTGTCAGGTAGTTTATTCAAGCTGGCGCGTCATCACAGGACCCTGATTTTTTGCCAAGAGTCCCCGATTCCATGGACGGGCGCGGTTTTGCCCACTTACACTCTGTGCGTAGCCGCAGCGTAACCGTGCACGATCAGAGCGCAGCTTTGTGCGCTTTGATCACCATGGCTTTGCGTTCCGGGGACAGGCGGCGAGCCGCGTCTTGGTCGCGCCTGTTGCAGGAGCCGGCAGGGGGAGGGACAGATGTCGGATCATGATCCTGTGCTCACGTGGCGAACCGCCTCGTTCTGTGGTGAGGACAGCTGCGTAGAGGTCGCGATTGGCGCTGGGCGGGTATACGTCCGCAACTCCAGAAGACGCGCTCAAGAGCCGATGGTGTTTGACTTCAATGAGTGGGAAGCCTTCGTGCTGGGAGTTCGCAACCACGAGTTCGACGCCCCACCGCTTTCAGGCGGGGCAGACGCATGAGCTGTGCCGTCATAGGCAGATGCAGAACATGGCAAACTAAAACGGACACGTTCGGAGTGGTTGTCTCGATATGAGTGGCATAACGCGCAAGGTTGACTACGCTGGGTCGCATGCACACACAGTGCATCGTGTCGGTTACCGCGGCGACCAGGTTGAGAGACTTCCTGTGGCTCACAGCACCACTGGCGACGAACCGTCGTCGACGGTTGAAGTCCCTGCTTCGAGGGTCGATTTTCCGACGTCGCTGAGCCCGGCGAACAGGCTGCGGATTTTGCTGGCCACGACGGAGGTCCCCGGTCGGGAACGCTGGCCGTCGCTCTCGTTGCCGGTCTACGCCGCGACAGGCGGATCGCTGGCGGTCTTGGTCAGTGCCTTTGCGGCGTTCATCGTTCCGGATTCGTGGTCGGTTCCGGTCTGGATCGGTCTTGCTTTCGTGCTGTGCACTGTTGTCGGCCTGTCGGCGGACAGATTTGTCGACTGATCGAGTCAAAGATCGGCTGTCGAGTTGTCATCGGACGGCGCGGCGGACACCTTGCGGCGAGAAGATTTGATCTTCTTCGCGGCGGTCAGTCCGGTCCAGAGGATCAGGCCGCTGGTGGCGATGAAACCTACGGCGAGGCCTTTTCCGCTTTCCAGGCCGTGCAGCCCGTGGTGGCCGACCACTATGGTTGACGCCAGCCCGGCGAAGACTGTCACGGTCGGTACGAAGTACGGACCCAGCCATTCGAAGCACGCGATGACCATCAGGTATCGGCGAACTCGCGGCCCTTGGATCGTCACGTCTTCGCCAGGGTTGATCCTTTCGATTCCCGCGATCAGCCTTGCCTTGATGTTCAAGCTGACAGGGTCGTGGGTCTCGGGACGTTCGGCCGCGTCGACCGTCGTCGGGCGGCGAAATCCATTGGCATGTCGCTCGGTCTTTTTGGTCGGCGGCGCCGACTTGACCCTGTTCGAGCCCTGCTTGGGGGCAGGCGTACCCGGCCTTTC harbors:
- a CDS encoding IclR family transcriptional regulator, coding for MSQTVTRALRLLAELGDGERSLDQLAEVVGVHKTTVLRLLQSLEEDRFVYRDADYRYHLGAGLFALANLAMEQRGVRRIAAPHLAALNAATGQTVHLAAYEGGEVVYIDKYDSRHKVRMYSRVGLRAGLHNTAVAKVLLADLPVAERRRVVAGIEFVPHTPNTITSAPQLLAELDAVAAQGWAQDHAEHETFINCVGAPVRDASGRAVAAVSISVPDVVLPYEQVLELLPQLLDTVRAISADAGAP
- a CDS encoding RidA family protein — translated: MTSAKTEIRTDGAPAPMPMFSQGVRKGPILQVSGQGGEDPATGEYVAPGDVKAQTARTLENVKAIVEAGGGTVDDVVMFRVYLTTRDHFAAMNEAYAEFIEANIGADGVKPGRTTIFVELPKASMLVEIDALAVVG
- a CDS encoding alpha/beta hydrolase family protein — encoded protein: MHLALPAPTGRYAVGEDVLHLTDTSRLDPWNPSAGHRQLTVSMFYPARQGTGRPAAYMSAGEAQNFVAQRVPPGFGITADAVAALQTHAFTGASAAHGKFPLVVLSPGLENPRATLTSVATDLASRGYVVALVGHPYEDSGEQLADGSIAPCLWCSQNGSDPASDDQLVASRGVDVKFVVDQLTRGHAWDLSHLIDKHSIGMAGHSAGGAAAAAAMEADPRIKAGVNLDGTFLPAVPAGALGDRAFMLFGKQSDHVEGDAPYLDPTWGATWADLTGYKRWFAVSGEAHASFTDIAVLAEEVGMPVPGQTLDGIRGIQITRDYVAAFFDKTLKGESSPLMAGNSAAYPEVAEQP
- a CDS encoding SDR family oxidoreductase, whose translation is MTVRDSVADGRYLVLGGSGRTGSLVTSLLLERGARVTVAGRRPRGVAGAAGTVSTADTVVVDLASGFDAAQLDGYDGVVISVEPPTDDHGAEAVMHHGVAAVAKAAARSGARVVLVSQIYITRAAEHPDMSGIVTARGRGEEALRASRAAYTIVRPAWLTSGPASGVRLEQGDAGDGRISRASVAAAAVAALVSQDAAGKTFEIYDAGDAVPDWSAEFAALAADSGA
- a CDS encoding DUF397 domain-containing protein — translated: MSDHDPVLTWRTASFCGEDSCVEVAIGAGRVYVRNSRRRAQEPMVFDFNEWEAFVLGVRNHEFDAPPLSGGADA